Proteins found in one Brevibacillus brevis genomic segment:
- a CDS encoding ABC transporter permease, with the protein MNIWNIAVKEIKSSLREKRTFMFMLALPIILMLILGSALSNAFDDTRTVGDMRLLYKSNGTNAQMSTAWNAFTKALGDKGVEVAQESSGMDGQEEVRSDRYTGYAVVSDTGIEFYGSSKNAIGSNILAGMLTVFADRYSLASAAYQVDPESASAIVQGIGHRVDFIHETTLNPNKKPGAIDYYAIAMTTMIGLYSMYSASYLFTKERTNKTSTRLMAAPVSKGVIFTGKIIGSTFVNLFFVLVVFLVSKFVFQADWGNHYGMVILVLLTEVLLAVSLGLGISFLFKGEGVRAINNIFTQVASFVGGAYFPVDQSAGFFSLLAKFSPLHWANTGLLQIIYTDNPRGAWFAIAMNVSIATAFIIISVITMRRREGAFV; encoded by the coding sequence ATGAACATATGGAATATCGCTGTCAAAGAAATCAAGTCCAGCCTTCGCGAAAAGAGAACGTTTATGTTTATGCTAGCGCTTCCCATCATCCTGATGCTGATATTAGGTTCCGCCCTTTCCAATGCCTTCGACGATACGAGGACCGTAGGAGACATGCGCTTGTTGTATAAAAGCAACGGGACGAATGCGCAAATGTCTACGGCGTGGAACGCGTTTACCAAAGCATTGGGTGATAAAGGAGTGGAGGTCGCTCAAGAGAGTTCAGGCATGGACGGGCAGGAGGAAGTTCGTTCGGATCGCTATACGGGGTACGCAGTCGTCAGTGATACGGGGATTGAGTTTTATGGAAGCAGCAAGAATGCGATAGGAAGCAATATCCTTGCGGGGATGCTAACCGTTTTTGCAGATCGGTACTCGCTCGCATCCGCAGCTTATCAGGTAGATCCCGAATCTGCTTCGGCAATAGTCCAGGGGATTGGACATCGTGTTGATTTTATTCATGAAACGACCTTGAATCCAAATAAAAAACCGGGGGCAATCGATTATTACGCGATTGCGATGACGACCATGATTGGGCTCTACTCGATGTATTCTGCGAGTTATTTGTTCACCAAGGAGCGGACGAACAAAACGTCCACACGGTTAATGGCAGCGCCTGTCAGCAAAGGTGTCATTTTTACCGGCAAAATTATCGGCAGTACGTTCGTCAATTTATTTTTCGTACTCGTCGTGTTCCTAGTCAGCAAGTTCGTGTTCCAAGCAGATTGGGGCAACCACTACGGAATGGTGATCCTCGTGCTTTTGACAGAGGTGCTGCTTGCGGTCAGCCTGGGCCTGGGGATCAGCTTTCTTTTCAAAGGGGAAGGAGTAAGGGCAATCAACAATATTTTTACGCAAGTCGCCTCCTTTGTAGGCGGTGCCTATTTTCCCGTTGATCAATCGGCAGGTTTCTTCAGCCTCTTGGCCAAATTCTCTCCCCTTCACTGGGCAAATACAGGACTGCTGCAAATCATCTACACAGACAATCCAAGAGGCGCATGGTTTGCGATTGCGATGAACGTGAGCATTGCCACGGCGTTCATCATCATTTCTGTTATCACGATGCGCAGACGGGAGGGTGCTTTCGTATGA